One window of the Actinomycetota bacterium genome contains the following:
- a CDS encoding YafY family protein, giving the protein MSDTTSRILRLLSLLQTHRDWSGSELAGRLEVSPRTIRRDIDRLRELGYPVYASAGVAGGYRLQAGASMPPLLLDDEEAVAIAVGLRFAAGGSVAGIDEASVRALAKVEQVLPSRLRRQVNALQTYTVPMTYAGNSGPTVDPDTLICIVQACRDLERLRFDYTAKDGADTKRLVEPHRLVSAGRRWYLVCWDVDRHDWRTFRVDRLSACETQGIHFHPRELPAEDAAAYVQSAIASTYTRYQLVVRLHAPLTELADKVRSSDAQLEEVDENTCILRATGDSLEWLAAWMGWFGVDFEILEPPELIDYVRNLAARMERSTGNGS; this is encoded by the coding sequence ATGAGCGACACGACATCGAGGATCCTCCGCCTCTTGTCCCTGCTGCAGACCCATCGCGACTGGTCGGGCAGTGAGCTCGCCGGGCGCCTCGAGGTAAGCCCCCGAACGATCAGGCGGGACATCGACCGGCTGCGGGAGCTCGGCTACCCGGTTTACGCCAGCGCCGGGGTCGCCGGCGGGTACCGCCTGCAAGCCGGCGCATCCATGCCGCCGCTGCTGCTGGACGACGAGGAGGCGGTGGCCATCGCCGTCGGCCTGCGCTTCGCAGCCGGCGGATCGGTCGCCGGCATCGACGAAGCATCGGTGCGGGCCCTCGCCAAGGTCGAGCAGGTCCTCCCCTCCCGCCTGCGCCGGCAGGTGAACGCTCTCCAGACCTACACGGTTCCCATGACCTACGCCGGCAACTCCGGCCCGACGGTAGACCCGGACACCCTCATCTGCATCGTCCAGGCCTGCCGGGACCTGGAGCGGCTGCGTTTCGACTACACGGCGAAGGACGGAGCCGACACCAAGCGGCTGGTGGAGCCGCACCGCCTGGTCTCCGCCGGGCGGCGGTGGTACCTGGTGTGCTGGGACGTCGACCGCCACGACTGGCGGACCTTTCGCGTGGATCGACTGAGTGCCTGCGAGACCCAGGGCATCCACTTCCACCCCCGTGAGCTGCCGGCCGAGGACGCAGCCGCCTACGTCCAGAGCGCCATTGCCTCCACCTACACCCGGTACCAGCTGGTGGTGCGGCTGCACGCTCCGCTGACCGAGCTCGCCGACAAGGTGCGTTCTTCCGACGCCCAGCTGGAGGAGGTCGACGAGAACACCTGCATCCTGCGGGCAACCGGCGACTCCCTGGAGTGGCTGGCCGCCTGGATGGGTTGGTTCGGGGTCGACTTCGAGATCCTCGAGCCCCCCGAGCTGATCGACTACGTTCGGAACCTGGCGGCCCGGATGGAACGGTCCACCGGCAACGGGAGCTAG
- a CDS encoding DUF427 domain-containing protein, which yields MSGFLLEEMQIPHMRYGPEDIRLEPTPKRVRAFAAGELVVDSNRAQIMFEAGYLPVVYVPKDDVRMELLKPQASDRPAGRKGPATVWAVVSESRTVEEALFSYEESPDGCPDLSELIGMYWARMDTIFEEEEEVFGHARDPYHRVEVLRSSKHVRVLVGDVTLAETNRPMMLLETNLPVRYYIPKLDVRFDRLTPSDHTSMCPYKGKATQYWSVPDGKKNVCWSYPFPRLECSLIANHVAFYSELVDVYVDGVRQDSRDSPFA from the coding sequence ATGAGCGGGTTCCTCCTGGAGGAGATGCAGATCCCCCATATGCGTTACGGCCCCGAGGACATCCGGCTCGAACCCACCCCCAAACGGGTCCGCGCCTTTGCAGCAGGTGAGCTTGTCGTGGACAGCAACCGGGCGCAGATCATGTTCGAGGCCGGCTACCTCCCCGTCGTCTACGTCCCCAAGGACGACGTCCGTATGGAGTTGCTGAAGCCCCAGGCGTCGGACCGGCCTGCGGGACGGAAGGGCCCGGCCACTGTGTGGGCCGTGGTATCGGAGTCACGTACCGTGGAGGAGGCTCTTTTCTCCTACGAAGAATCGCCGGACGGGTGCCCGGACCTCAGCGAGCTGATCGGGATGTACTGGGCCCGGATGGACACGATCTTCGAGGAGGAAGAGGAGGTTTTCGGCCACGCCAGGGACCCGTACCACCGCGTTGAGGTGCTTCGCAGCTCCAAGCACGTCCGGGTGTTGGTGGGCGACGTGACCCTCGCTGAGACCAACCGCCCCATGATGCTGCTGGAGACCAACCTGCCGGTTCGGTACTACATCCCCAAGCTGGATGTGCGTTTCGACCGGCTGACTCCGTCGGATCACACCAGCATGTGTCCCTACAAAGGCAAGGCCACGCAGTACTGGTCTGTTCCGGACGGAAAGAAGAACGTTTGCTGGAGCTACCCGTTTCCCCGGCTGGAGTGCTCTTTGATCGCCAACCACGTGGCCTTCTACTCCGAGTTGGTCGACGTCTACGTCGACGGGGTCAGGCAGGACAGCCGGGACTCACCCTTCGCCTAG
- a CDS encoding alpha-hydroxy acid oxidase: MKPSELLNVSDFGRAAEEALQHDVFDYYAGGALDEFTLRDNVDAWQRLKLYYRVMAGVGEIDLGTTVLGRRVSMPVLVAPTAFHKLACTVGEVAAARAAGRAGTAFCLSSLSTTAMEDVFAEASSPKWFQLYIYKDRGLTRELIARAEAAGAEAIVLTVDAPGWGNRERDARNAFRLPPGMTVANVAPVGKGEFPEVEGSGLAAYVRTHFESALSFDDLDWLCATTDLPVVVKGVCRGDDARRSAEQGAKAVIVSNHGGRQLDTAPSTCDALPHVIDRVGEACEVWVDGGIRRGSDVLKALAMGAGAVLVGRPVLWGLAVDGEEGAFTVLEILRRELEEAMLLSGFATTGEIDRAILNP, encoded by the coding sequence GTGAAACCATCCGAGCTTCTCAACGTCTCCGATTTCGGCAGGGCAGCCGAAGAAGCGCTGCAGCACGACGTCTTCGACTACTACGCCGGCGGGGCCCTCGACGAATTCACCCTGAGGGACAACGTCGACGCCTGGCAACGATTGAAGTTGTATTACCGCGTGATGGCAGGGGTCGGCGAGATCGACCTGGGCACGACAGTTCTCGGCCGGCGGGTCTCGATGCCGGTGCTGGTCGCCCCGACGGCGTTTCACAAGCTTGCCTGCACGGTCGGAGAGGTCGCAGCCGCCCGGGCCGCGGGCCGCGCCGGGACCGCCTTCTGCCTGAGCTCGCTATCGACCACCGCTATGGAGGATGTCTTCGCCGAAGCCTCCAGCCCCAAGTGGTTCCAGCTCTACATATACAAGGACCGGGGGCTGACCCGGGAACTGATCGCCCGGGCCGAGGCGGCCGGGGCGGAGGCCATAGTCCTTACCGTGGACGCGCCGGGCTGGGGGAACCGGGAACGGGATGCCCGGAACGCTTTCCGCCTGCCGCCGGGCATGACCGTTGCCAACGTCGCACCGGTCGGCAAGGGCGAATTCCCGGAGGTCGAAGGATCCGGCCTGGCAGCCTACGTGCGAACCCATTTCGAGTCGGCGCTGAGCTTCGACGACCTGGACTGGCTGTGCGCCACCACCGACCTGCCGGTGGTGGTCAAAGGCGTATGCCGGGGAGACGACGCCCGGCGCTCGGCGGAGCAGGGCGCAAAGGCGGTGATCGTCAGCAACCACGGCGGCCGGCAGCTGGACACCGCCCCGTCGACGTGCGACGCACTCCCCCACGTGATCGACCGGGTGGGGGAAGCCTGCGAGGTCTGGGTCGACGGCGGCATCCGCCGGGGCAGCGACGTCCTGAAGGCTCTCGCCATGGGCGCCGGGGCCGTGTTGGTGGGCCGCCCGGTCCTCTGGGGCCTCGCGGTCGACGGCGAGGAGGGGGCGTTTACCGTATTGGAAATCCTGCGCCGCGAACTGGAGGAAGCGATGCTCCTGTCTGGTTTCGCCACGACGGGCGAAATCGACCGGGCGATCCTTAACCCCTGA
- a CDS encoding nitronate monooxygenase family protein, giving the protein MASVLRTLLCDLLQIEVPVIQGAIGGPWDVSSQMIAAVSNAGGLGSISATLKTPEQIERQISEVRQMTDKPFAVNHTRRPFNEEAFRATLAAAPAVISFAQGDPGDLVDRAHDAGARFLHQVATVAQARIANRAGADVIIAQGGEAGGFGGSIGTMTLVPQVVDAVAPTPVVAAGGIADGRGLAAALILGAAGVNIGTRFLASVECAVSEEWKSLIVASESEDVVKINFAESVVPPMTEGGWPAIPRSLRTEFIDEWNARLPEVAENAGHLRAELGEAMRSGLAHRLIPLAGQTAGQIAEVLPVAEIMQLLVGQAESALLGWRRDAGSMDA; this is encoded by the coding sequence ATGGCAAGCGTCCTCCGGACCCTTCTATGCGACCTGTTGCAGATTGAGGTTCCCGTAATCCAGGGAGCGATCGGCGGCCCCTGGGATGTGTCGTCGCAGATGATAGCGGCGGTGTCCAACGCCGGAGGCCTGGGAAGCATCTCCGCCACCCTCAAGACGCCGGAGCAGATCGAGCGCCAAATCAGCGAGGTCCGGCAGATGACCGACAAACCCTTCGCCGTGAACCACACCCGCCGGCCTTTCAACGAGGAGGCGTTCCGGGCGACGCTGGCCGCGGCTCCGGCAGTCATCTCTTTCGCCCAGGGCGATCCGGGGGACCTGGTGGATCGGGCCCACGACGCCGGCGCCAGGTTTCTGCACCAGGTGGCTACTGTCGCGCAGGCGCGCATCGCCAACCGGGCGGGAGCAGACGTAATCATCGCTCAGGGAGGAGAGGCGGGGGGATTCGGAGGGTCGATCGGGACCATGACCCTGGTTCCCCAGGTGGTGGACGCCGTCGCACCGACGCCCGTGGTTGCGGCCGGCGGGATTGCCGACGGTCGCGGTCTTGCGGCCGCCTTGATCCTGGGGGCCGCGGGGGTCAACATCGGCACCCGTTTCCTGGCATCCGTCGAGTGCGCAGTCAGCGAGGAGTGGAAAAGCCTGATCGTTGCTTCCGAATCGGAGGACGTGGTGAAGATCAACTTCGCAGAGTCCGTCGTGCCGCCGATGACCGAGGGAGGGTGGCCGGCGATCCCACGATCTCTCAGGACCGAATTCATCGATGAGTGGAATGCCCGGCTGCCCGAGGTCGCCGAAAACGCCGGGCATCTGAGGGCCGAGCTCGGTGAGGCAATGCGCAGCGGCTTGGCTCACCGGCTCATCCCGCTGGCGGGGCAGACTGCGGGACAGATTGCCGAGGTTCTCCCCGTGGCCGAAATCATGCAGCTTCTGGTCGGCCAGGCGGAGAGCGCCCTTTTGGGGTGGCGGCGAGATGCCGGAAGCATGGATGCGTAG